The following DNA comes from Halalkaliarchaeum sp. AArc-CO.
GATGTCGGCCTCCCCCGGCGGCGACGGCGAGGAGATTCGGACGGTCTGTGAGAACCTCGGCGTCGGGAACGTGGCGGTGATGACCGAGGAGGACGCGGACGTCGACGAGTACACACACGACACGGACGTCGAGTGGATCGAGGTGGAGCTCCCGGAGACGGTGATCGAGATCCGGGACGCGCTCAACGAGGTGATCGAAGACCGGCTGGAGAAGCTGAAGGCGCTCGGGGTGACGGAGTCGACCTCGCCGGACCTCTCACAGAAGCAGCTCAACCGGATGCGGGGGAAGCTCCAGAAGATGATGGACGCCGACCAGTCGGAAGGCTACAAGGGGATCTCCACGCACGCAGAGGTGATGAAACTCCGTCGGGCGGTCGAACTCGTCGAGACGCAAAGCGTCGACGCCTTATGTCGGTACTTCGAGCGCCAGCGACAGGCCGCCCGTTCGTCGGGCGCCTCGAAGGCGAGCCAGCGTCTCGTCTCGGAGCCGAAAGTGAGGGAGGCGATGCGGAAGGCCGAGTCGTTCGACGGCACCCACCCGAAGTTCTCCCGGACGCGCATTCTGCTGGCCGAAACCCTGGGCATCGGCGGGGGGGAGCGCGTCATCGTGTTTACAGAGTCACGCGACACAGCGGAGGCGCTTACGGAGTTCCTCGGGGAACATTTCGACGTCCACCGGTTCGTCGGACAGGGCGACAAGGAGGGCTCGGACGGCATGACGCAGACCCAGCAGGCCGAGACGCTTTCGGCGTTCCGGAACGGGGAGTTCGAGGTTCTCGTCTCGACGTCGGTCGCCGAGGAAGGGCTGGACGTCCCGGAGGTTGACCTCGTGTTGTTCTTCGAGCCAGTCCCGACGGCGATCCGGTCGATCCAGCGGAAGGGTCGCACTGGACGGCAGGCAGCCGGGCGCGTGGTCGTGTTGATGGCGAAGGACACCCGCGACGAGGCGTTCTTCTGGATCGCCCGGCGGCGGGAACAGCGGATGGAATCGGAACTCCGGGAGCTCAAGGAGTCGGCCAACGAGATTCAAAAGGAGCTTCCGGGCGAGGGCGGCAACGACGGCGATAATGGCGACGACGACGGCGGCAATGGCGACGACGACGGCGGCAACGGCGACGAACACGTGGGCAAGGAAGCCGAGGGCGACTACGACGGGGACAGGCAGCCTGGACTCTCCGATTTCACAACCGGGTCGGGAACGCCAGCGGACAGTAGCGACGGCGAAACACCCGAAGACGGAGCCACCGGAGACGACAACGACGAGGAACGCGGTAGCGCCAGTGCGGACAGCAGTGGCGGTGCGGGCGAGGAGGACGGAATCGTCGCGACCGCCGAGCGCGACGACGGGGTCGAAATCGTCATCGACCAGCGCGAACTCGACTCTCACATCGCCCGGGACCTCTCGACTCGCGAGGGGATCCACACCCGGCTGGAGACGCTGTCGGTGGGCGATTACGTGCTGTCGGACCGGGTCGCCGTCGAGCGGAAGTCAGTCGACGACTTCCTCGATACGTTGACGGGCGGCGACCGGTCGCTGTTCGACCAGGCCGGCGACCTGGCTCGCAACTACTCGCGACCGGTGGTGATATTGGAGGGCGAGACCGACCTGTACGGAGCGCGCAACGTCCATCCGAACGCGATCCGGGGGGCGCTCGCGAGTCTGGCGATCGATTTCGACGTGAGCGTGCTCCGGACCGAGGACGCCGAGGGGACGGCAAACATGCTCGAGACGATCGCCAGGCGGGAACAGGAGGACCGCGACCGTGCTGTAAGCGTCCACGGGGAGAAGGGGAGCAAAACGCTTCCCGAACAGCAGGAGTACGTCGTCTCCGCGATCGCCGACATCGGTCCGATCACGGCCAGGGGACTGCTGGAGGCGTTCGGCAGCGTCGAAGCCGTGATGACTGCAGAGAAAGACGACCTCCGTGAGGTCGACGGCGTCGGCGAGGTCACGGCAGACAGGATTCGGGAGGTCGTCGCGAGCGAGTACGTCCGGTGAGCTGTGTCGGACCGTCGAAGAAACCTACTCGATCGGTTCGTCGGGTTCGTCGAACCGGACTACTCCACCGGATCGTTGGTCTCGTCGAGCCTGACGACCGTCGGGTCAGGAATCTCGTCGTCGTACAGGCCGTACGCCATTATGATGACCCGATCGCCGACCGCAGCCAGCCGGGCGGCCGCGCCGTTGAGACAGACCTCGCCGGCGTCGCCGGGGATCGTGTACGTCTCGAACCGCTCGCCGTTGTCGACGTTCACGACCTGCACCTTCTCGTGTACCGCGATGTCGGCCGCCTCCAGCAGCGACCGATCGATCGTGATACTCCCCTCGTACTCCTTTTCAGTCTGTGTCACCCGAGCGTGGTGGAGTTTCGCCCGCAGTCCCTGGCGCATTGTCGGCGCAACGCTGGACGGGGGGATAATTCCTGTTATTCGTCGGTTACCACGTGGGGTTCGATTTCGTCGATCATCGGATCCGTCCCGGCGACCAGCAGGTGATCCCCCTCCTCGAGTTCGAAGTGGGGGGAAACGTCGGGGTCAAGTTCCCCGTTGCGCTCCACCGCGATCACCAGCCGACCCGAGTCGCCGATTTCCGTTTCAGCGATTGTGCGTCCGACGAACTCGTCTGCCTCGATCCTGACGACCTTCATCTGTCTGTCGTAGGAAAGTATCTGCTCCCTGAGAACCTCGAGTGCGAGTATCCGCCCGCTTATTTCCGGAAGGCTCAAAACGTAATCTGCGCCGGCGCGGCGGACCTTGGTCGCGTTCGCCGGATCTGCGATACGCACGAGCGTGTCCAGGTCCGAGGATAGCTCCGTAGCCAAAAGCGTCGCGAGAATCGTCTCGTCGTCGTCAGCAATTGCCAGGACCAGCACGGTCGACTCTTCGATTCCGGCGCGTCGAAGCGTCTCCTCGTCGGTGACGTCACCGATAACGTCGACTCCCTCGAGATCCGCTCGGTCGATAACCGTACACTCGATCCTGAACTCGTCGAGTTCCTCGACGATGGTAGCGCCAACTTCTCCATACCCTGCGACGATGGCCTTCGCGTCCATCGGACGGCCCCGGTAGGTCTCCTCTTCAATCTCCCGGAGCGCGTCGGTGGGACCGGCGACGAGCAGGACGGTGTCCTCGTCGACGACGGTATCGGGAGCCGGTTCGTCGAGGAACTCACCCTCCGTCCAGAGCCCGAGGATCCTGACGTCGGCATCGAGATCAGTGTCGATCGACTCGATCGATTCCCCACAGATCGGGCTGTCCTCGAACACGGACAGTTCGAGCAGACACAGGTCCTCCCCCAGTGAGATTCTGTCGCTGGCGCCCGACCGCGTTTCCGCCCGGATCCGTTCTGCGATCCGCTTGCCGAGGAGGTGCCGCGGCGTCATGACTGTGTCAGCTCCGGCGTACCGGAGGTACTGTTCGTACCCGATGTCGCTCACGAGAACGATCGTTCGCACGTCCTCGTTGACTTCCCTGACGGCGAGTACTGCGCTTGCTGTCCGTTCGTCAACGGTGTCGACGACGACTGACCGCGCCCTGTTGACGCCCGCGCGCTCCAGCGACTCTGCGGAGGTCGGGTCGCCGTGAACAACGGTGATCCCTCGACCGTGGAGTTCGAGCGCACGCTCTTCGTCGGGTTCGAGGAGCACGTAGTCGGTACCGCGCGCTTCGAGTTCGTCCACCAACCGTTCGCCCTGCTGCACTGCACCGGAGATTACCACGTGCCCCGAGAGAGCAGTCTCCGCGGGAACCTCCGGCGACAGCGCCTCCTCGAGCACCGGGCGAAAGACGTACGGGACGACGATGAACAAGATGAGGAACGTCGATAGATCCATCAGCGAGACGAAGACGTTCGCCACGGGGGAGTCCCACGGGGAGTCCGAACCGTAGCCAGTCCCGGTGTAGGTCTCGATGACCACCTGCAGCGAGTGGAGATACGTCGGTGATTCGCCCTCGAACGAGACCATGATGTAGTGGTATAGCACCGACGTAACGAGGATCAGCACGATGACGGCGACGATCGTTTTCGCCGCTCGGCGCTTCCAGAGCTCCATAGCTGGACGGTCACACGCCCGGGGCAAGAAACTATCCGGGGGTTTTGGGCGAGTTCAATCCCGCTTAATTCGGTCAAATCCGCCTTGAGGGCCTCGACTACCTATAAGCTACCAGGCCTTCCGAACAGACTGCGATCATGAACCTAGATTCGACGACCCTCCGAAAGGCGATCGGCCGCACCGAAGTCAGATCTGCGAGCAAGCTCCTGCTTTCGGCTGCGGCACTGTTGTTCGTCCT
Coding sequences within:
- a CDS encoding DEAD/DEAH box helicase, which codes for MAATEDVAYVEHPLLPPGLVERRRYQLELAGQARSEHTLVCLPTGLGKTTVSLLVTAERLHERGGTALFLAPTKPLVTQHAEFYRQALEIPDDEIVVFTGEVSPDDRGDLFDRAQVVIATPQVIENDLVGNRIDLADVTHLTFDECHRATGDYSYVYIAERYHADADDPLVTAMSASPGGDGEEIRTVCENLGVGNVAVMTEEDADVDEYTHDTDVEWIEVELPETVIEIRDALNEVIEDRLEKLKALGVTESTSPDLSQKQLNRMRGKLQKMMDADQSEGYKGISTHAEVMKLRRAVELVETQSVDALCRYFERQRQAARSSGASKASQRLVSEPKVREAMRKAESFDGTHPKFSRTRILLAETLGIGGGERVIVFTESRDTAEALTEFLGEHFDVHRFVGQGDKEGSDGMTQTQQAETLSAFRNGEFEVLVSTSVAEEGLDVPEVDLVLFFEPVPTAIRSIQRKGRTGRQAAGRVVVLMAKDTRDEAFFWIARRREQRMESELRELKESANEIQKELPGEGGNDGDNGDDDGGNGDDDGGNGDEHVGKEAEGDYDGDRQPGLSDFTTGSGTPADSSDGETPEDGATGDDNDEERGSASADSSGGAGEEDGIVATAERDDGVEIVIDQRELDSHIARDLSTREGIHTRLETLSVGDYVLSDRVAVERKSVDDFLDTLTGGDRSLFDQAGDLARNYSRPVVILEGETDLYGARNVHPNAIRGALASLAIDFDVSVLRTEDAEGTANMLETIARREQEDRDRAVSVHGEKGSKTLPEQQEYVVSAIADIGPITARGLLEAFGSVEAVMTAEKDDLREVDGVGEVTADRIREVVASEYVR
- the panD gene encoding aspartate 1-decarboxylase; translation: MRQGLRAKLHHARVTQTEKEYEGSITIDRSLLEAADIAVHEKVQVVNVDNGERFETYTIPGDAGEVCLNGAAARLAAVGDRVIIMAYGLYDDEIPDPTVVRLDETNDPVE
- a CDS encoding NAD-binding protein, translated to MELWKRRAAKTIVAVIVLILVTSVLYHYIMVSFEGESPTYLHSLQVVIETYTGTGYGSDSPWDSPVANVFVSLMDLSTFLILFIVVPYVFRPVLEEALSPEVPAETALSGHVVISGAVQQGERLVDELEARGTDYVLLEPDEERALELHGRGITVVHGDPTSAESLERAGVNRARSVVVDTVDERTASAVLAVREVNEDVRTIVLVSDIGYEQYLRYAGADTVMTPRHLLGKRIAERIRAETRSGASDRISLGEDLCLLELSVFEDSPICGESIESIDTDLDADVRILGLWTEGEFLDEPAPDTVVDEDTVLLVAGPTDALREIEEETYRGRPMDAKAIVAGYGEVGATIVEELDEFRIECTVIDRADLEGVDVIGDVTDEETLRRAGIEESTVLVLAIADDDETILATLLATELSSDLDTLVRIADPANATKVRRAGADYVLSLPEISGRILALEVLREQILSYDRQMKVVRIEADEFVGRTIAETEIGDSGRLVIAVERNGELDPDVSPHFELEEGDHLLVAGTDPMIDEIEPHVVTDE